A single window of Tiliqua scincoides isolate rTilSci1 chromosome 10, rTilSci1.hap2, whole genome shotgun sequence DNA harbors:
- the PEF1 gene encoding peflin isoform X1, which translates to MAAAYPHGQGYPGSAGQAPGAPQGSYPGDQYGGGGLPPGAPYGASAPGGPYGPPSSGGAYGHPSSGPPGGVYGGGPAPGGPYGQPSANPYGAPQPGPYGAGGPGAANIPPGVDPEAFSWFQSVDTDHSGRISVKELRQALVNSNWSAFSDETCLMMMNMFDKTKSGQMDLYGFSALWRFIQQWRNLFQQYDRDRSGSINCNELHQALSQMGYNLSPQFAQLLLSRYSQKGTNPGIQLDRFIQICTLLQTMTEAFREKDSGMSGSARINYEDFLMMSATRIL; encoded by the exons ATGGCGGCCGCGTACCCGCACGGGCAG GGTTATCCTGGTTCCGCAGGACAAGCACCAGGAGCGCCACAAGGCAGCTACCCTGGAGACCAGTATGGTGGTGGTGGACTGCCTCCAGGGGCCCCCTATGGCGCATCAGCACCCGGCGGGCCCTATGGACCACCATCCAGTGGAGGCGCTTACGGCCACCCTTCCTCTGGGCCTCCCGGTGGGGTGTACGGCGGAGGCCCTGCCCCCGGAGGGCCTTATGGACAACCCTCTGCTAATCCGTATGGTGCCCCTCAGCCTGGACCCTATGgagcaggaggtcctggag CAGCAAACATCCCCCCTGGTGTAGACCCAGAAGCCTTCTCTTGGTTCCAGAGTGTGGATACGGATCACAGCGGCCGCATCTCAGTCAAAGAGCTCCGGCAAGCCCTTGTGAATTCCAACTGGTCTGCCTTCAGTGACGAGACTTGCTTGATGATGATGA ACATGTTTGATAAAACCAAGTCCGGGCAGATGGATCTCTATGGATTCTCGGCCCTGTGGCGCTTCATCCAGCAGTGGCGGAACCTCTTCCAGCAGTACGACCGGGACCGGTCCGGAAGCATAAATTGTAACGAGCTGCACCAAG CCCTCTCCCAAATGGGATACAACCTGAGCCCCCAGTTTGCCCAGCTGCTGCTGTCGCGCTACTCCCAGAAGGGCACCAACCCGGGGATCCAGCTGGACCGCTTCATCCAGATCTGTACGCTGCTCCAGACCATGACCGAAGCCTTCCGGGAGAAGGACAGCGGCATGTCCGGCAGCGCCCGGATCAACTACGAAGACTTCCTCATGATGTCAGCCACCCGTATTCTGTGA
- the PEF1 gene encoding peflin isoform X2 codes for MAAAYPHGQGYPGSAGQAPGAPQGSYPGDQYGGGGLPPGAPYGASAPGGPYGPPSSGGAYGHPSSGPPGGVYGGGPAPGGPYGQPSANPYGAPQPGPYGAGGPGANIPPGVDPEAFSWFQSVDTDHSGRISVKELRQALVNSNWSAFSDETCLMMMNMFDKTKSGQMDLYGFSALWRFIQQWRNLFQQYDRDRSGSINCNELHQALSQMGYNLSPQFAQLLLSRYSQKGTNPGIQLDRFIQICTLLQTMTEAFREKDSGMSGSARINYEDFLMMSATRIL; via the exons ATGGCGGCCGCGTACCCGCACGGGCAG GGTTATCCTGGTTCCGCAGGACAAGCACCAGGAGCGCCACAAGGCAGCTACCCTGGAGACCAGTATGGTGGTGGTGGACTGCCTCCAGGGGCCCCCTATGGCGCATCAGCACCCGGCGGGCCCTATGGACCACCATCCAGTGGAGGCGCTTACGGCCACCCTTCCTCTGGGCCTCCCGGTGGGGTGTACGGCGGAGGCCCTGCCCCCGGAGGGCCTTATGGACAACCCTCTGCTAATCCGTATGGTGCCCCTCAGCCTGGACCCTATGgagcaggaggtcctggag CAAACATCCCCCCTGGTGTAGACCCAGAAGCCTTCTCTTGGTTCCAGAGTGTGGATACGGATCACAGCGGCCGCATCTCAGTCAAAGAGCTCCGGCAAGCCCTTGTGAATTCCAACTGGTCTGCCTTCAGTGACGAGACTTGCTTGATGATGATGA ACATGTTTGATAAAACCAAGTCCGGGCAGATGGATCTCTATGGATTCTCGGCCCTGTGGCGCTTCATCCAGCAGTGGCGGAACCTCTTCCAGCAGTACGACCGGGACCGGTCCGGAAGCATAAATTGTAACGAGCTGCACCAAG CCCTCTCCCAAATGGGATACAACCTGAGCCCCCAGTTTGCCCAGCTGCTGCTGTCGCGCTACTCCCAGAAGGGCACCAACCCGGGGATCCAGCTGGACCGCTTCATCCAGATCTGTACGCTGCTCCAGACCATGACCGAAGCCTTCCGGGAGAAGGACAGCGGCATGTCCGGCAGCGCCCGGATCAACTACGAAGACTTCCTCATGATGTCAGCCACCCGTATTCTGTGA